Proteins encoded together in one Scytonema millei VB511283 window:
- a CDS encoding Get3/ArsA fold putative tail anchor-mediating ATPase NosAFP, whose product MSRIITFLGDGSRERTILAIATAKWFARQGKRVLLATYVNPSTELLLETSLSTHPQSVESHLQVVQLQTTVLLEQAWDEVKKLVSTYLPDSFSEQIYPAELIILPGFDSFLTFNALRQYYQSGSYDVIIYSGRENLEILRMLGIPSALDWYFRRFHQIFADIDISEIANSIGGPLAAAILNANIDRQKMQEGLAQIQHWIEQGVAVANDASQLTAYLVTNDTPEAIADTRWWWGSAQQINLTVSGVLAYQERDLSREAIQSAFAPLTVHHISSLQERNWETILEALPDFNASISVTPPLKIGLIQRQVCVFLPGFHKKQVKLTQSGTEIVVEAGDQRRQIVLPPELKGKSVQSGKFEEPYLVISF is encoded by the coding sequence ATGAGCAGAATAATTACATTTCTGGGCGATGGATCTAGAGAACGGACGATACTAGCAATTGCTACTGCGAAGTGGTTTGCCCGACAAGGTAAAAGAGTTTTATTGGCTACCTATGTTAATCCGAGTACGGAGCTACTTTTAGAAACTTCTTTAAGTACGCATCCTCAAAGCGTTGAGAGCCATTTGCAAGTCGTACAGTTACAAACAACTGTACTGTTAGAACAGGCTTGGGATGAAGTCAAAAAACTTGTTTCTACCTATTTACCAGATTCTTTTTCCGAACAAATCTATCCCGCCGAATTAATTATACTACCTGGATTTGATAGTTTTTTAACTTTTAATGCCCTACGACAATACTATCAAAGTGGTAGCTATGATGTCATTATTTATAGCGGTCGGGAAAATTTAGAGATACTGCGTATGCTAGGGATTCCTAGTGCTTTGGATTGGTATTTTCGGCGCTTTCACCAAATATTTGCAGATATAGATATTAGTGAGATTGCTAATTCAATTGGTGGTCCATTGGCTGCGGCAATTCTTAACGCTAATATCGATCGCCAGAAAATGCAAGAAGGACTGGCTCAAATTCAGCATTGGATCGAGCAAGGAGTTGCAGTAGCTAACGATGCAAGTCAGTTAACAGCTTATCTCGTGACTAACGATACACCAGAAGCGATCGCCGATACTCGCTGGTGGTGGGGTAGCGCCCAACAAATTAACCTCACCGTCAGCGGGGTTTTAGCTTATCAAGAGCGCGATTTAAGTAGAGAAGCCATACAGTCGGCTTTTGCTCCATTAACTGTGCATCATATCTCTAGTTTGCAGGAGCGGAATTGGGAGACAATTCTTGAAGCATTACCAGATTTTAATGCTAGTATTTCCGTGACACCACCACTCAAAATCGGCCTCATTCAGCGCCAAGTCTGCGTTTTTTTACCAGGATTTCATAAAAAACAAGTTAAGTTAACGCAGTCTGGTACAGAAATTGTCGTTGAAGCTGGCGACCAAAGGCGACAGATTGTCTTACCACCAGAGTTGAAAGGAAAATCTGTACAATCTGGTAAATTTGAGGAACCGTATTTAGTAATTTCTTTTTAA
- a CDS encoding DUF454 family protein, which produces MLKQIKNAALITAGTICVGIGVIGVLLPLIPGTPFLLVAAACFGAIEQ; this is translated from the coding sequence ATGCTCAAGCAAATCAAGAACGCAGCTTTAATTACTGCGGGTACAATCTGCGTGGGTATAGGTGTCATTGGTGTTTTATTACCTTTGATTCCTGGTACTCCCTTCTTATTAGTAGCAGCAGCTTGTTTCGGTGCGATCGAACAGTAA